In a genomic window of Temperatibacter marinus:
- the aroA gene encoding 3-phosphoshikimate 1-carboxyvinyltransferase, whose amino-acid sequence MTQEPKIQNIDPSMKSSAGDSLKGTVQVPGDKSISHRSLMLSSLAVGESRVRGLLEGEDVLATAEAMRQMGADINRSENGEWRIHGVGVGGLKEPADVIDMGNSGTSTRLILGLLSSHELTATMTGDGSLRGRPMKRVITPMEQMGARFMTRRDGRLPLAVTGTSTAQPLSYESPVASAQVKSCVLLAGLNTRGVTTLKESVATRDHTERMLSAMGADLMVSDHEDGSRTVSITGPVTLSPIDLDVPGDISSAAFLLVAASIIPESDVTLKNVGMNPLRTGIIFALKHMGADITLLNEQILGGEPVADIRVKAARLKGVTDLPVHPSTMIDEFPVLFCAASVASGTSRFTGLEELRVKESDRIAVMAQGLKACGVSFTELEDGIEIVGNNGKVKGGGHIDSHLDHRIAMSFSILGQMAQEAITIDDASPINTSFPGFKNLMQGLGASLD is encoded by the coding sequence AAGTGCCCGGTGACAAATCCATTTCGCATCGGAGTTTGATGCTTTCTTCCCTCGCCGTAGGAGAGAGCCGTGTCCGTGGGCTTTTAGAAGGCGAAGATGTCTTAGCCACTGCAGAGGCGATGCGACAAATGGGCGCAGACATTAACCGATCTGAAAATGGCGAGTGGCGGATCCACGGCGTCGGCGTTGGGGGCCTCAAGGAACCCGCAGATGTTATTGACATGGGTAACAGCGGGACCAGCACGCGTTTGATCCTGGGCTTGCTGTCCAGCCATGAGTTAACAGCCACGATGACCGGCGATGGAAGCTTAAGAGGTCGCCCTATGAAAAGGGTTATTACGCCGATGGAACAAATGGGGGCCCGCTTTATGACCCGCCGTGATGGGCGCCTGCCTCTTGCCGTTACAGGCACCAGCACTGCCCAGCCTTTATCTTATGAAAGTCCTGTGGCCAGTGCGCAAGTCAAAAGCTGTGTTTTGCTTGCAGGTTTAAACACACGGGGCGTGACGACTCTCAAGGAATCGGTTGCGACTCGTGATCATACTGAGCGTATGTTATCAGCAATGGGCGCTGATCTTATGGTCTCTGATCACGAAGACGGCAGCCGCACGGTCTCTATTACTGGACCCGTTACCCTCTCCCCCATTGATTTGGATGTCCCTGGCGATATATCCAGTGCCGCTTTTCTTTTAGTGGCCGCCTCAATCATTCCAGAGTCTGATGTAACACTTAAGAATGTAGGTATGAACCCCCTTAGAACTGGCATTATCTTTGCCCTTAAGCATATGGGGGCTGACATTACCCTTCTAAACGAGCAAATTCTTGGCGGTGAACCTGTTGCGGACATTAGAGTGAAAGCAGCTCGGCTCAAAGGCGTTACTGACTTACCTGTGCATCCTTCGACCATGATTGACGAATTTCCTGTGCTCTTCTGTGCAGCCTCAGTCGCATCAGGGACATCCCGCTTTACTGGACTCGAAGAATTACGAGTCAAGGAATCAGACCGAATCGCTGTTATGGCGCAAGGATTGAAAGCATGTGGTGTCTCATTCACTGAACTAGAAGACGGCATTGAAATTGTCGGCAACAACGGTAAAGTCAAGGGCGGTGGTCACATTGATAGTCATTTGGATCACCGCATAGCCATGAGTTTTTCAATTCTGGGACAAATGGCCCAAGAAGCAATCACCATTGATGATGCAAGCCCAATCAATACAAGTTTTCCTGGGTTTAAAAATCTTATGCAAGGACTGGGAGCTTCTTTAGACTAA